In one Vulgatibacter incomptus genomic region, the following are encoded:
- the glgA gene encoding glycogen synthase GlgA has product MSTIVFASAEVAPYSKTGGLGDVAGALPRALVKRGHELLVVTPLYGSVDRERHALRLLDERIPDARLYEATLDGVRTIFLENEALYGRTGVYGEGGEGYPDNAQRFGFFSRAILPVADALLPAPPDVVHLNDWQTGLAALDLARRRGSRAGLTRSVFTIHNLGYQGVFPKDVVEELGIGWDAFTPEGLEFYDQVNFLKAGLVFSDLVTTVSPTYAREIQEPEEGFGLDGVLRSLDGRLTGILNGIDTREWDPARDPHLAARFSDADLSGKAACRAALCRELSIDEAGAMVIGIVSRFAAQKGFDVVLEALPDLLERDVRLAILGSGEHRYEHWLQRAALEYPGRIGVKVGFHEGLAHRIYAGSDAFLMPSLYEPCGLSQLYALRYGSVPIVRATGGLADTVEEARDGGGTGFLFDSFTAEALVGAVDRALSAFRSPERWYGVVQRGRSKDFSWDASARAYEEAYRSIR; this is encoded by the coding sequence ATGAGCACGATCGTCTTCGCGTCGGCGGAAGTCGCCCCGTACTCCAAGACCGGCGGTCTCGGCGACGTGGCCGGCGCCTTGCCACGGGCCCTCGTCAAGAGGGGCCACGAGCTCCTGGTCGTGACGCCGCTCTACGGCAGCGTCGATCGGGAGCGGCACGCCCTGCGGCTCCTCGACGAGCGGATCCCCGACGCCCGCCTCTACGAGGCGACGCTGGACGGGGTGCGCACGATCTTCTTGGAGAACGAGGCGCTCTACGGGCGGACCGGCGTGTACGGTGAGGGAGGCGAGGGCTATCCCGACAACGCCCAGCGCTTCGGCTTCTTCTCGCGAGCGATCCTGCCCGTGGCCGACGCGCTCCTCCCGGCGCCCCCGGACGTCGTGCACCTCAACGACTGGCAGACGGGGCTCGCCGCCCTGGACCTGGCGCGCCGCCGGGGCTCCAGGGCTGGCCTCACCAGGAGCGTCTTCACGATTCACAACCTCGGCTACCAGGGCGTCTTCCCAAAGGATGTGGTGGAGGAGCTGGGGATCGGCTGGGACGCGTTCACGCCGGAGGGACTCGAGTTCTACGACCAGGTCAACTTCCTCAAGGCGGGCCTGGTCTTCTCCGACCTCGTCACCACCGTCTCGCCCACCTACGCCCGGGAGATCCAGGAGCCGGAGGAGGGCTTCGGCCTCGACGGCGTCCTGCGGAGCCTCGATGGCCGACTCACGGGGATCCTGAACGGCATCGACACCCGGGAGTGGGATCCCGCCAGGGATCCACACCTGGCCGCGCGGTTCTCGGACGCCGATCTCTCGGGGAAGGCCGCCTGCCGTGCGGCGCTCTGCCGCGAGCTCTCGATCGACGAGGCGGGCGCGATGGTGATCGGGATCGTCTCCCGCTTCGCCGCCCAGAAGGGCTTCGACGTCGTCCTCGAGGCCCTGCCCGACCTCTTGGAGCGCGACGTCCGCCTCGCCATCCTGGGGAGTGGCGAGCACCGCTACGAGCACTGGCTCCAGAGGGCCGCCCTGGAGTACCCCGGGCGAATCGGCGTGAAGGTGGGCTTCCACGAGGGGCTCGCTCACCGGATCTACGCGGGCAGCGACGCCTTCCTGATGCCCTCGCTCTACGAGCCCTGCGGGCTCAGCCAGCTCTACGCCCTGCGCTACGGGAGCGTCCCCATCGTCCGCGCCACCGGCGGCCTCGCCGACACCGTGGAGGAAGCGAGGGACGGCGGCGGCACGGGCTTCCTCTTCGACTCCTTCACCGCCGAGGCGCTCGTCGGCGCCGTCGACCGCGCGCTGTCCGCTTTTCGCTCGCCCGAGCGTTGGTACGGTGTGGTGCAGCGGGGCCGGTCGAAGGACTTCTCCTGGGACGCTTCCGCGCGTGCCTACGAGGAGGCCTACCGCTCCATTCGTTGA
- a CDS encoding hemolysin family protein, with the protein MTLQAPFPALALAAIVARFFFVAAETALVAVSPERADELHAARGSLAARSLLALKRDVESSFATTRVGSISALALGAGLAGIACASWLGAESAVLSAAVGGLAAALLCVLADTVARSLAIAAPEAWALRSAPPLRLASLVVAPPARAAQAVLDRLLSPLGVRATFKGADPALEDIERILLSESHRDGPAPELVHSLFEFPSRTVRDVMVPRTEVVAAPLGIAPEALVRLVAEQGHSRLPIYDGRIDRIVGVLHTRDIVPLLAHPELIQLADAIRPPVFVPWAMRIGRLLRQMQRDRIHLAMVADEHGGFMGIVTLEDILEELVGGIRDVPSGTEVVEADGGHLVDAGIPVVAFNEHFGTALPEHGEFGTLAGFLNGLAGEIPEVGATLESHGLAFTVADRNATRVLRVLVQAAVSAKRNSA; encoded by the coding sequence ATGACCCTCCAAGCCCCCTTCCCGGCGCTGGCTCTCGCGGCCATCGTCGCCCGCTTCTTCTTCGTCGCGGCGGAGACCGCCCTCGTGGCCGTCTCTCCCGAGCGGGCGGACGAGCTGCACGCCGCGCGCGGGAGCCTCGCCGCCCGATCCCTCCTCGCCCTAAAGCGCGACGTCGAGAGCAGCTTCGCGACCACGCGGGTCGGCTCCATCTCCGCCCTCGCCCTCGGCGCGGGCCTTGCCGGCATCGCCTGCGCCAGTTGGCTCGGCGCGGAATCGGCGGTGCTCTCCGCAGCGGTGGGTGGGCTGGCCGCCGCCCTCCTCTGCGTCCTGGCGGACACCGTCGCCCGCTCCCTCGCGATCGCGGCGCCGGAGGCCTGGGCCCTCCGCTCGGCGCCGCCGCTCCGGCTCGCCTCCCTCGTGGTGGCGCCGCCGGCCAGGGCCGCTCAAGCCGTCCTCGACCGCCTCCTCTCCCCCCTCGGCGTCCGAGCCACGTTCAAGGGCGCCGATCCCGCCCTCGAGGACATCGAGCGGATCCTGCTCTCCGAGTCGCACCGGGATGGCCCGGCGCCGGAGCTCGTCCACTCCCTCTTCGAGTTCCCGAGCCGCACCGTACGGGATGTGATGGTGCCGCGCACAGAGGTCGTCGCGGCCCCGCTGGGGATCGCCCCCGAGGCCCTGGTGCGGCTCGTGGCGGAGCAAGGGCACTCCCGCCTTCCGATCTACGACGGCCGGATCGATCGGATCGTCGGCGTGCTCCACACGCGGGACATCGTCCCCCTCCTCGCCCACCCCGAGTTGATCCAGCTCGCCGATGCGATCCGCCCTCCGGTCTTCGTCCCCTGGGCGATGCGGATCGGCCGTCTGCTCCGGCAGATGCAGCGGGACCGCATCCACCTGGCGATGGTGGCCGACGAGCACGGCGGCTTCATGGGCATCGTCACCCTCGAGGACATCCTCGAGGAGCTGGTCGGAGGCATCCGCGACGTGCCGAGCGGGACCGAGGTCGTGGAGGCCGACGGCGGCCACCTCGTGGACGCCGGGATCCCGGTGGTCGCCTTCAACGAGCACTTCGGGACCGCCCTCCCGGAGCACGGCGAGTTCGGCACGCTGGCGGGCTTCCTCAACGGCCTCGCCGGCGAGATCCCGGAGGTCGGCGCCACCCTCGAGAGCCATGGCCTCGCCTTCACCGTGGCCGACCGCAACGCCACCCGCGTGCTCCGGGTGCTGGTCCAGGCCGCCGTCTCCGCCAAGCGCAACAGCGCCTGA
- a CDS encoding choice-of-anchor J domain-containing protein produces the protein MSRTSDSVVAFGVLRRLCLPVLLSFSVAACGGGGGNDSPGGTGGTVGTGGSGGEGTGGTGGEGTGGTGGEATGGTGGEATGGSGGEGTGGSGGEGTGGTGGSEEPACVTDEECAPLAADQCVTAVCNDGRYEGPVGVCVQVPLEAGTACDDGLFCTLNDVCDGEGVCVGTTPNDCGLEPASCQAVACDEDSQTCDFVAGNEGGSCDSGDLCEVGSCHAGECVGAPKSCAGLNGACTVGVCNPADGSCEAEPVDAGTSCSLFGLGQCEFATCNATGTCEAHPVAAGTSCNLPNLGQCEVATCNAAGACESDARPDGSACNSGNPCTTGDACVAGSCSGTYDEATCTANALHYSENFEDCAASGWTFTRDWQCGTPANVGPACHGGTGCFATQLAAQYSPDQSFDTTTATSPVIDLSRASDPRLSFWAWVDTEGDNNLYDGFNVKARRVGETDFTVLHPEIPGYRSEITGQPAWGGRYAARGWQPYRVDLSEYAGSEIEIQFGFRSDGSLQYDGVFIDDVQVSEAYGSPNLVLRTELPSAIVGQGFAARVWSLGASNSEWAIVGGNRHEWLSIDPTSGFLFGTPVDAGQTTVTVRVRNAWYPANVAEKTFTIDVRDYGSLLLWADDFESCDWTLRGDWECGTPGAFGPEYGPYSGSSVLATKLEGAYSPDQAYVSATADSPFIDLSQAESPLLQFYVWRKTENPDAFNLKVSTDGMSFTQLMSVSPAYDGTQANEPAWSGDKTAAGWQRYSVDLSAYAGEQIQLRFAFRSDSSGEMNGVFIDDLRIIESAVNPLVITTSVLPDANTGLPFLGPVRKTGGSLQTVWSIVGGTNAGWLTIDPATGNLSGTPGAGNLGAVSVTVRAVEPLAPSNQAEKTLTFAVVEGTPGVYMTNDLENCAGLALRGDWQCGTPTNVGPATCHSGTSCLATRLDDVYNNNQAYETTTADLSPISLSGAVAPKLFFWAWIQTESGAYDAFNVKTSGDGTNFAIATDVTPAYNGTAANESAWYGQFAAQGWRRFEVDLSRHAGGPVWIRFAFRSDGSGQHPGIYIDDLSISEADADPVGISTSPNLGSAFVDRPFQRQLTKQFGSPASSWSFEGAHPTWLQLDPATGALRGTPDAASVGTVTFTVRVEEPSRPDNFATKTFTLVVDVLPVGTVHVDDLEGCGGWTLHGDWECGTPSIVGPSSCHSGQSCLATKLASEYSNSQAWASATADARPIDLSSVTSARLSFWAWVHTEGPRYDAFNVKLSADGTNWTLATDERPAYDDVADSQPGWGGDHSAEGWKEYSVDLSRYAGGPVYVRFAWRTDSSGTRAGVFIDDLKVIDAAYDPISIAAATLPSGVVGQPYQATFRKSGGSTTPVWSLVGNHPSWLSIDPATGTLGGTPTAAGEVTVTVRVQETTLPSNSAETTASFLVRALEPGVFFVEDFSNCPAGWTLTGDWECGVPSNVGPASCRSGGNCLATKLDGNYTQALDAASDYAESPPILLPEGTSPVLTFWAWVQTYSNRHDWFDVRARRTSETLFTFLDDVSPPYVEGSWGGDLSQLGWRQYTVDLSAYAGDSIVLRFPFESGRFAAHAGVYIDGIAIREASNVMPAIAESDVAPAIVGVPYVARLQKSGGPEQVSWSITGGENYGWLSIDPETGVLSGTAFPADAGPVSVTVRVEDPSNPLLEDERTLGFTVFDTTVHLQESFESCPNGWTLTGDWECGVPTNGPGAAYEGQQCIATRLGGNYSDSMSWGMSTATSPEIDLTGSAHPAALFRLWVMTEGGSWDGTNLKVSTDGGETFTAVTSVSPGPDVHLDGQPAWGGDHIGSGWRLVQADLTEYAGQIVQLRFDFRSDGGVNFEGAYIDDLVVIDVPALP, from the coding sequence ATGAGTCGTACCTCCGATTCGGTAGTGGCGTTTGGCGTATTGAGAAGGCTCTGCCTTCCCGTTCTCCTCTCTTTCTCTGTCGCTGCCTGTGGTGGCGGCGGCGGCAACGATTCTCCTGGCGGAACCGGCGGAACGGTCGGCACCGGCGGTAGCGGCGGCGAAGGCACCGGCGGCACCGGCGGCGAAGGCACCGGAGGCACCGGCGGCGAGGCCACCGGCGGCACCGGCGGCGAGGCCACCGGCGGCTCAGGCGGTGAAGGCACCGGCGGGTCCGGCGGCGAAGGCACCGGAGGCACCGGCGGCAGCGAGGAGCCCGCGTGCGTCACCGACGAGGAGTGCGCGCCCCTCGCCGCGGATCAGTGCGTCACCGCGGTCTGCAACGACGGCAGGTACGAAGGCCCCGTGGGCGTCTGCGTCCAGGTGCCCCTCGAGGCCGGAACGGCCTGCGACGACGGCCTCTTCTGCACCCTGAACGACGTCTGCGACGGCGAGGGCGTCTGCGTCGGCACGACGCCGAACGATTGCGGCCTCGAGCCCGCCTCGTGCCAGGCCGTGGCCTGCGACGAGGACAGCCAGACCTGCGACTTCGTCGCCGGCAACGAAGGCGGAAGCTGCGACTCTGGCGACCTCTGTGAGGTCGGGAGCTGCCACGCCGGAGAGTGCGTCGGCGCGCCGAAGAGCTGCGCGGGCCTGAACGGCGCGTGCACCGTGGGCGTCTGCAACCCCGCCGACGGATCCTGCGAGGCGGAGCCGGTCGACGCCGGCACCTCCTGCTCCCTCTTCGGCCTCGGCCAGTGCGAGTTCGCGACCTGCAACGCAACCGGCACCTGCGAGGCACATCCGGTCGCCGCGGGCACCTCCTGCAATCTTCCCAACCTCGGCCAGTGCGAGGTCGCGACCTGCAACGCCGCTGGCGCCTGCGAGTCCGATGCCCGTCCCGACGGCTCGGCCTGCAACTCCGGCAATCCCTGCACCACCGGCGACGCCTGCGTCGCGGGCAGCTGCAGCGGCACCTACGACGAGGCGACCTGCACGGCCAACGCGCTCCATTACTCGGAGAACTTCGAGGACTGCGCGGCCTCCGGCTGGACCTTCACCCGCGACTGGCAGTGCGGCACGCCCGCCAACGTGGGCCCTGCGTGCCACGGCGGCACCGGCTGCTTCGCGACCCAGCTCGCGGCGCAATACTCCCCGGATCAGAGCTTCGACACCACCACCGCCACCTCGCCGGTCATCGACCTGAGCCGGGCGAGCGATCCGCGCCTCTCCTTCTGGGCGTGGGTGGACACGGAAGGTGACAACAACCTCTACGACGGCTTCAACGTGAAGGCGCGCCGGGTGGGCGAGACCGACTTCACCGTCCTCCATCCGGAGATCCCCGGCTACCGTTCCGAGATCACGGGCCAGCCCGCCTGGGGCGGCCGCTACGCCGCCCGCGGCTGGCAGCCGTACCGGGTCGATCTCTCGGAGTACGCGGGCTCCGAGATCGAGATCCAGTTCGGCTTCCGCAGCGACGGCAGCCTCCAGTACGACGGCGTCTTCATCGACGACGTCCAGGTGTCCGAGGCCTACGGGTCGCCGAACCTGGTCCTCCGCACCGAGCTCCCGTCCGCGATCGTCGGCCAGGGCTTTGCAGCTCGGGTCTGGTCGCTCGGCGCCTCGAACTCGGAGTGGGCCATCGTGGGCGGAAACCGCCACGAGTGGCTCTCGATCGATCCCACCTCGGGGTTCCTCTTCGGGACGCCGGTCGACGCCGGCCAGACCACGGTCACCGTCCGCGTCCGGAACGCCTGGTATCCCGCGAACGTCGCGGAGAAGACCTTCACGATCGACGTTCGGGACTACGGCTCGCTCCTCCTCTGGGCGGATGATTTCGAGAGCTGCGATTGGACTCTGAGAGGAGACTGGGAGTGCGGCACCCCTGGCGCCTTCGGACCCGAATACGGCCCGTACTCGGGGTCGTCCGTCCTCGCGACGAAGCTCGAGGGCGCATACAGCCCCGACCAGGCGTACGTGTCCGCCACGGCCGACTCGCCGTTCATCGACCTGTCGCAGGCCGAGAGCCCGCTCCTCCAGTTCTACGTCTGGCGCAAGACGGAGAACCCGGACGCCTTCAACCTCAAGGTGAGCACCGACGGCATGAGCTTCACCCAGCTCATGTCGGTGAGCCCCGCGTATGACGGGACCCAGGCCAACGAGCCGGCGTGGTCCGGCGACAAGACGGCTGCCGGATGGCAGCGGTACTCGGTCGACCTCTCGGCGTACGCCGGCGAGCAGATCCAGCTCCGCTTCGCCTTCCGCTCGGACAGCTCCGGCGAGATGAACGGCGTCTTCATCGACGACCTCCGCATCATCGAGAGCGCCGTGAATCCGCTCGTCATCACGACCTCCGTCCTCCCCGACGCCAACACCGGGCTTCCCTTCCTCGGTCCGGTCCGGAAGACGGGCGGCTCGCTCCAGACCGTCTGGAGCATCGTGGGCGGGACGAACGCGGGCTGGCTCACCATCGATCCGGCCACGGGCAACCTCTCGGGAACGCCCGGCGCCGGCAACCTCGGCGCTGTCTCCGTGACCGTGCGCGCAGTGGAGCCCCTCGCGCCGTCGAACCAGGCCGAGAAGACGCTCACCTTCGCGGTGGTCGAGGGCACGCCCGGTGTCTACATGACCAACGACCTCGAGAACTGCGCGGGCCTGGCGCTCCGCGGGGACTGGCAGTGCGGCACCCCGACCAACGTCGGCCCCGCCACCTGCCACTCGGGAACGAGCTGCCTCGCGACCCGACTCGACGACGTCTACAACAACAACCAGGCGTATGAGACGACGACGGCGGACCTCTCGCCGATCAGCCTCTCGGGCGCGGTGGCTCCCAAGCTCTTCTTCTGGGCCTGGATCCAGACCGAGTCCGGCGCGTACGACGCGTTCAACGTGAAGACCAGCGGCGACGGGACCAACTTCGCGATCGCGACGGACGTGACCCCCGCCTACAACGGGACCGCCGCAAACGAGAGCGCCTGGTACGGGCAGTTCGCGGCCCAGGGCTGGCGGCGCTTCGAGGTCGATCTGTCCCGCCACGCCGGCGGGCCGGTGTGGATCCGCTTCGCGTTCCGTTCGGACGGGTCGGGTCAGCACCCCGGCATCTACATCGACGACCTCAGCATCTCGGAGGCGGACGCCGATCCGGTGGGGATCTCCACCAGCCCCAACCTCGGCTCGGCCTTCGTCGATCGGCCGTTCCAGCGCCAGCTCACCAAGCAGTTCGGCAGCCCGGCGTCTTCGTGGAGCTTCGAGGGCGCTCACCCGACCTGGCTCCAGCTCGATCCGGCGACCGGCGCGCTCCGCGGCACGCCCGACGCAGCCAGCGTCGGGACGGTGACGTTCACGGTGCGGGTCGAGGAGCCGTCGCGGCCCGACAACTTCGCCACCAAGACGTTCACCCTCGTCGTCGACGTGCTGCCGGTCGGCACCGTGCACGTGGATGACCTCGAAGGGTGCGGCGGCTGGACCCTCCACGGCGACTGGGAATGCGGGACGCCCTCCATCGTCGGGCCCAGCTCTTGCCACTCCGGCCAGAGCTGCCTCGCCACCAAGCTCGCGAGCGAGTACAGCAACAGCCAGGCGTGGGCTTCGGCCACCGCCGACGCACGGCCGATCGACCTGTCGAGCGTCACCTCGGCCCGGCTCTCCTTCTGGGCCTGGGTCCACACGGAAGGCCCGCGCTACGACGCGTTCAACGTCAAGCTCAGCGCCGACGGCACGAACTGGACGCTCGCCACGGACGAGAGGCCCGCCTACGACGACGTCGCCGACAGCCAGCCGGGCTGGGGCGGTGACCACTCGGCGGAGGGCTGGAAGGAGTACTCGGTCGACCTCTCCCGTTACGCGGGAGGCCCGGTCTACGTCCGCTTCGCGTGGCGCACCGACTCCAGCGGGACGAGGGCTGGCGTCTTCATCGACGACCTGAAGGTGATCGACGCGGCCTACGACCCGATCTCGATCGCGGCGGCGACCCTGCCGTCCGGCGTCGTCGGGCAGCCCTACCAGGCCACGTTCCGGAAGTCCGGCGGCAGCACGACCCCGGTCTGGAGCCTCGTCGGGAATCACCCGAGCTGGCTCTCGATCGACCCTGCGACCGGAACCCTCGGCGGAACGCCGACAGCAGCGGGCGAGGTGACGGTCACGGTGCGCGTCCAGGAGACCACCCTCCCCTCGAACTCCGCCGAGACGACCGCGAGCTTCTTGGTCCGCGCGCTGGAGCCCGGCGTCTTCTTCGTCGAGGACTTCAGCAACTGCCCCGCGGGCTGGACGCTCACCGGCGACTGGGAGTGCGGCGTGCCGTCCAACGTCGGCCCCGCGTCCTGCCGCTCGGGTGGGAACTGCCTCGCGACGAAGCTCGACGGCAATTACACCCAGGCCCTCGACGCTGCGTCGGACTACGCGGAGTCCCCGCCGATCCTCCTGCCGGAGGGCACGAGCCCCGTGCTCACCTTCTGGGCGTGGGTCCAGACCTACAGCAACCGCCACGACTGGTTCGACGTCCGGGCCCGGAGGACCTCGGAGACCTTGTTCACGTTCCTCGATGACGTCTCGCCCCCCTACGTGGAAGGCTCGTGGGGCGGCGACCTCTCGCAGCTCGGCTGGCGGCAGTACACCGTCGATCTCTCCGCCTACGCGGGCGATTCGATCGTGCTCCGCTTCCCCTTCGAGAGCGGCCGATTCGCCGCCCATGCGGGCGTGTACATCGACGGCATCGCCATCCGCGAGGCGTCGAACGTCATGCCTGCCATCGCGGAGAGCGACGTCGCGCCGGCCATCGTGGGCGTTCCCTACGTCGCCCGGCTCCAGAAGTCCGGCGGCCCCGAGCAGGTCTCCTGGAGCATCACCGGCGGTGAGAACTACGGCTGGCTCTCCATCGATCCGGAGACGGGCGTCCTCAGCGGCACGGCCTTCCCGGCCGACGCCGGCCCGGTGAGCGTCACCGTGCGCGTGGAGGATCCGTCCAACCCGCTCTTGGAGGACGAGCGCACCCTGGGCTTCACGGTGTTCGACACCACCGTGCACCTCCAGGAGAGCTTCGAGTCCTGCCCGAACGGATGGACGCTCACCGGCGACTGGGAGTGTGGCGTGCCCACCAATGGCCCAGGCGCCGCGTACGAAGGCCAGCAGTGCATCGCGACCCGCCTTGGCGGCAACTACAGCGACAGCATGAGCTGGGGCATGTCCACCGCGACCTCCCCGGAGATCGACCTGACGGGCTCCGCGCATCCGGCCGCGCTCTTCCGGTTGTGGGTCATGACCGAAGGCGGGAGCTGGGACGGCACCAACCTCAAGGTCAGCACGGACGGCGGCGAGACTTTCACCGCGGTCACGTCCGTCTCGCCCGGGCCGGACGTGCATCTCGACGGCCAGCCCGCCTGGGGCGGCGATCACATCGGCTCCGGCTGGCGTCTGGTGCAGGCGGATCTCACCGAGTACGCCGGTCAGATCGTCCAGCTCCGCTTCGACTTCCGGTCGGACGGCGGCGTGAACTTCGAGGGCGCCTACATCGACGACCTCGTCGTGATCGACGTGCCCGCCCTCCCCTGA
- the purS gene encoding phosphoribosylformylglycinamidine synthase subunit PurS — MQARVYVTLKRGVLDPQGKAVALSLSSMGFEEVEDVRLGKFIEVKLADGSSPEKAKERLTEMCQRLLANTVIEDYRIEIVGA, encoded by the coding sequence ATGCAGGCCCGCGTCTACGTCACGCTCAAGCGTGGGGTCCTCGATCCCCAGGGAAAGGCCGTCGCCCTCTCCCTCTCCTCCATGGGCTTCGAAGAGGTCGAGGACGTTCGCCTCGGCAAGTTCATCGAGGTGAAGCTCGCCGACGGCTCCTCCCCGGAGAAGGCCAAGGAGCGCCTCACCGAGATGTGCCAGCGCCTCCTCGCGAACACCGTGATCGAGGACTACCGCATCGAGATCGTCGGCGCCTGA
- the purQ gene encoding phosphoribosylformylglycinamidine synthase subunit PurQ, with translation MRFGIVVFPGANCDHDAYHVAKHVLGQDARFVWHKDRDLSGLDCVVLPGGFSYGDYLRCGAIARFSPVMEEVVSFAAKGGKVIGICNGFQIALEAGLLPGAMLRNRSLKFVCKDVHLRVENGNTPFTKGIAEGTVLRMPIAHAEGNYFLPDDELARLEGEGRVAFRYVDAAGQVTDAANPNGSRNNIAGILNAKGNVLGMMPHPERLAESVLGGEDGLRIFEALLGS, from the coding sequence GTGCGCTTCGGCATCGTCGTCTTCCCCGGCGCCAACTGTGATCACGACGCGTATCACGTGGCCAAGCACGTGCTCGGCCAGGACGCGCGCTTCGTGTGGCACAAGGATCGGGACCTCTCCGGCCTCGACTGCGTGGTCCTGCCCGGCGGCTTCTCCTACGGCGACTACCTCCGCTGCGGCGCGATCGCGCGGTTCTCGCCGGTGATGGAGGAGGTCGTCTCCTTCGCCGCCAAGGGCGGGAAGGTGATCGGCATCTGCAACGGCTTCCAGATCGCCCTCGAGGCGGGGCTCCTCCCCGGCGCCATGCTCCGGAACCGCTCCCTCAAGTTCGTCTGCAAGGACGTCCACCTCCGGGTGGAGAACGGGAACACGCCGTTCACGAAGGGGATCGCGGAGGGCACCGTCCTTCGGATGCCGATCGCGCACGCGGAAGGGAACTACTTCCTCCCCGACGACGAGCTCGCCCGCCTCGAAGGCGAGGGTCGGGTGGCGTTCCGCTACGTGGACGCGGCGGGGCAGGTCACCGACGCGGCCAACCCGAACGGCTCCCGGAACAACATCGCTGGGATCCTGAACGCCAAGGGGAACGTGCTCGGCATGATGCCCCACCCCGAGCGGCTCGCGGAGAGCGTGCTCGGCGGCGAGGACGGCCTTCGGATCTTCGAGGCGCTCCTCGGGAGCTGA